The nucleotide window TCCGCTACGGAGTCATCCTCACCGACCTGGTCTCGTACGGTGACGGTCTGGCCCAGCTGCCCGGCGACGAGAGCCTGGCGGACAGCCGCCGCGCGGTCGCCGCCTTCGCCCGCGCCAAGGCTTCCGTCGCCGAGGAAGAGGCAGTCGCCTTCACCGCGCTGTCGGCCGGCCAGCTCGACTCGGAGCAGTTCTCCTCCTTCGTGGCAACGTTGACCGGTCAACAGGAGGCCCTGGTCGCCTTTTCGCTGGCCGCCGACCCGGTGCAGCGCGCCCTGGTCGACAGCACCGTCTCCGGCGACGCGGTCGGCCTGGCCGACCGGGTGGCCACCGACATCACCCGCTCGGTCGGGCAGCGCCCGCTGGTCACCGCCCAGGACGCCACCGCGGCCATCGGGGCCGTGAACGACCTGATGCGCTGGGCCGAGATCCAACTGCAGGACCGACTGCTCCAGCAGGCCGACGAGGCTCGCTCGGACGTCATCCGGCAGGCCGTGGTCGAGTCGGTCCTGGTGCTGCTGACCCTGATCATCGCCGTGTCGCTGGCCGTGGTGCTGGCCCGCTCGCTCAACCACTCGCTGCGCCGGCTGCGTGAGGGCGCCCTCTCGGTGGCCAACCACGACCTGCCCGACGCCGTGCAGCGGCTGCAGAACATGGGCAGCGTGGGTGACGGCGGGGTGGACGAGATCGTCCGACAGGTCCGGGACCCCATCCAGCTCAACACCCGCGACGAGGTCGGTCAGGTGGCGTTGGCCTTCAACGTCGTACACCGGGAGGCGGTACGGGTCGCAGCCGAGCAGGCGGCACTGCGTACCAGCGTCTCGGCGATGTTCCTCAACCTGGCCCGCCGCAGTCAGACCCTGGTCGACCGGATGATCGGCGAGCTGGACGCGATCGAGCGCGGCGAGGAGGACCCGAAGCGGCTCGCGCAGCTCTTCGAACTGGACCACCTGGCCACCCGAATGCGCCGCAACGACGAGAACCTGCTGGTCCTGGCCGGCGCCGACTCTGCCGCACCGCGTCACGACAACGCGTTGGTGGTGGATATCCTGCGCGCCGCCCAGTCTGAGGTGGAGCTGTACAACCGCATCGAGTTCGGGACGGTGGACACCGACATCTCGGTGGCCGCGCACGCGGTCAACGACGTGGTACGTCTCGTCGCCGAACTCCTCGACAACGCCACCCGGTTCTCGCCGCCGAACACCACTGTGGTCGCCGACGGTCGCCGGATCCGCGACTACGTCCTGATCCAGATCGAGGACCGTGGGCTCGGCCTCACCGACGATCAGCTCGACTCGCTCAACCGGCGGCTGGCGGCCCCGCCGAGCGTCGACGTCGCCGCGTTCCGGCTGATGGGTCTGGCCGTGGTCAGCCGGCTCGCCTCCCGTTACGGCATCCGGGTGGAGTTGCGCCGCAACGTCGAGGGCGGCACCGTCGCTCAGGTGACGTTGCCCGCCGCCACCGTGGTGCTGCCCAGCAACCGGGGCCGCGAGCAGGTGCTCACCCGGCCGCGTCAGCCGATGGCCGTGGAGCAGAACCCGCTCACCCCGGTCGGTCACGCCGAGCAGTTCGCCGGTGCCGCCACGTCGGCGGCGACGCTGCCCGACCAGTGGCGGACCAGCACTCCGGCACCCGCTCAGTGGCAGTCGCCGCTGGACTCGCGGGACACCACCCCTGCCGTACAGGCGGGTGGCTACACCGGTCCGCGTTCGAGCATGCCACCCGCGCCGGCCGCGCCCGCCGCTCCCGTACCCGCGGCTCCGGCACCCGCCGCCCCGCTCCCGCCGGCACGACCGGCCTACAGCAACGGCGCGGGTGCCTCGCTGGGCAGCCCGACCGTGGCCTACCCGACCGTCGACCCGCTGCCTCGGCGTGGCTCCACCGCGGACACCGCGGATGCCGCCGACGGGCGCGGCGTCCAGGGCCTCCCGGTCGGCCCGGTCGCCGGGCCGGGCGCGGTGGCACCGCCGGCCGCGCCCTCGGTGCCCGCCGCACCGGTCAGCACCCGGCCCGACTTCCCCGCCGAGGCTCCGATCTTCCGGGAGATGGAGGCGGTCTGGTTCCGGTCGCACGGCGACGACGCCACCGCGATCTTCACCCGGCCCAACTTCGACGAGCCGCCCACGCCCACCACCGCCGCTCCGGCCGAGGCCGGGCTGCGCACCGGCAACGGCAACGGCAGCCAGCCGAGCGCGGCGTCCGCGCCGGCCGCGCCGCCGGCCCGACCGAAGCTGCCGACCCGTACCCCGGGCAGCTCCGGCACCGACGGTACGACCACGCCGGGTGCCGGAGGTCTCGGCACCACAATGGACGGATTCGGAACACGGCCGTCGGCGCCACCGTCGTACAACCAGCCCCCGGCCGGCCGGACGGCTCCGGCGCCCGCGCCCGCGCCGGCCCCCGCACCCGACCCCGACGCCTGGCGTACGGCGGCGGACGAGGGCTGGTCCCGGGCCAGCCGGGCTGCCGAGCCGGCTCCCGCCGGGACCACCCGCTCCGGGTTGCCCAAGCGGGTGCCGCAGGCACAACTCGTGCCGGGTGGCATCGAACCGAAGAGCGGCCGGGACCGCAGCCGGCGGACCCCGGATGAAGTACGTGGTCTGCTGTCGGCCTACCACCGCGGTGTGCAGCGCGGTCGGACGGCCGGAACCGACCTGAACAGCACCTCGACCAAGGAGAGCCGATGAACAGGCCAGCTGCCATGCAGGACATGGGTTGGCTGCTCACCAACTTCGCCGACAGCGTGGCGGGTATCGCCCACGTGGTGGCGGTGTCCGCCGACGGGCTGCTGCTCGCGTCCTCCCGGGATCTGCCGGGGGACCGGGCGGACCAGCTCGCCGCGATCACCTCCGGGGTGGTGAGCCTGACCGAGGGCGCGGCCCGGATGTTCAGCGCGGGCGGGGTGTTGCAGACAGTCATCGAGATGGACAGCGGGTATCTCTTCCTGATGTCGATCAGCGACGGTTCTTCGATGGCCGTGCTGGCCGCGCGCAGCTGCGACGTGGGCCAGGTGGGCTACGAGATGGCGCTGCTGGTCGAGCGGGTGGGTGCCGCGCTGGTGCCACTGCCGCGCGACGCGGTGCGTTCTTAGCACCGGAATACGGCGCTCGTTCCGAGCGCCGGACCAGGGACGAGAGGCGGCACAGTCCGGCTCCGCAGGGGGACGAGGAGGTGATCGGGCATGGACCAACGACGCGCTGACCCGCGTGGCGCGCTGGTGCGTCCGTACGCGGTCACCCGTGGTCGTACCGAGCCCCGGCAGGACATCGCCCTCGAGGCCGTCCTCACCGCGTCTCCCACCCAGGTCGCCGAGTCCCGCTTCGCCGGGCATGACAAGCACCGCATCGCCACGGTCTGTGAGGGCCGAGCACAGTCGCTGGCGGAGATCGCCGCGTACACCCGGATGCCGCTGGGCGTCGCCCGGGTGTTGGTCGCCGACATGGTGGCCGAGAGCCTGCTGACGTTACACACTGCTGCTCCCGCCGAGGGGTTCGAGGAGCGGATGGAACTGCTTGGAAGGGTGCTAAGTGGACTTCGCAGGCTATGACCCCGCAGGGGGGCGGCCGGGCCGGGGAATCGTATCCGCGAAGATCGTCGTCGCGGGCGGCTTCGGCGTCGGTAAGACAACACTGGTCGGGGCGATCTCCGAGATCACACCGCTGACCACCGAGGCGTTGATGACCGCGGCAGGTGTCGGCATCGACGATCCGTCCAAGGTGCCGGGCAAGGAGACCACAACGGTCGCCATGGACTTCGGCCGGATCACCATGGCCCAGGACCTGATCCTGTACCTCTT belongs to Micromonospora ureilytica and includes:
- a CDS encoding sensor histidine kinase, translating into MSTGPTTLPALGDSGRRARRRMPRLRDARIRSKLALILVVPVAAVIALATVRLIAVGEGAFDATRARSLTALSVDVSALTQDLQAERMAAAAYLAAPQQPADAYNLRVRQTQQQVDKYRAERGRIGEVPAAVRDRLAAIDDHLATLDGTRQEVLDRRQMAVAEAVLRYGVILTDLVSYGDGLAQLPGDESLADSRRAVAAFARAKASVAEEEAVAFTALSAGQLDSEQFSSFVATLTGQQEALVAFSLAADPVQRALVDSTVSGDAVGLADRVATDITRSVGQRPLVTAQDATAAIGAVNDLMRWAEIQLQDRLLQQADEARSDVIRQAVVESVLVLLTLIIAVSLAVVLARSLNHSLRRLREGALSVANHDLPDAVQRLQNMGSVGDGGVDEIVRQVRDPIQLNTRDEVGQVALAFNVVHREAVRVAAEQAALRTSVSAMFLNLARRSQTLVDRMIGELDAIERGEEDPKRLAQLFELDHLATRMRRNDENLLVLAGADSAAPRHDNALVVDILRAAQSEVELYNRIEFGTVDTDISVAAHAVNDVVRLVAELLDNATRFSPPNTTVVADGRRIRDYVLIQIEDRGLGLTDDQLDSLNRRLAAPPSVDVAAFRLMGLAVVSRLASRYGIRVELRRNVEGGTVAQVTLPAATVVLPSNRGREQVLTRPRQPMAVEQNPLTPVGHAEQFAGAATSAATLPDQWRTSTPAPAQWQSPLDSRDTTPAVQAGGYTGPRSSMPPAPAAPAAPVPAAPAPAAPLPPARPAYSNGAGASLGSPTVAYPTVDPLPRRGSTADTADAADGRGVQGLPVGPVAGPGAVAPPAAPSVPAAPVSTRPDFPAEAPIFREMEAVWFRSHGDDATAIFTRPNFDEPPTPTTAAPAEAGLRTGNGNGSQPSAASAPAAPPARPKLPTRTPGSSGTDGTTTPGAGGLGTTMDGFGTRPSAPPSYNQPPAGRTAPAPAPAPAPAPDPDAWRTAADEGWSRASRAAEPAPAGTTRSGLPKRVPQAQLVPGGIEPKSGRDRSRRTPDEVRGLLSAYHRGVQRGRTAGTDLNSTSTKESR
- a CDS encoding roadblock/LC7 domain-containing protein encodes the protein MNRPAAMQDMGWLLTNFADSVAGIAHVVAVSADGLLLASSRDLPGDRADQLAAITSGVVSLTEGAARMFSAGGVLQTVIEMDSGYLFLMSISDGSSMAVLAARSCDVGQVGYEMALLVERVGAALVPLPRDAVRS
- a CDS encoding DUF742 domain-containing protein; the protein is MDQRRADPRGALVRPYAVTRGRTEPRQDIALEAVLTASPTQVAESRFAGHDKHRIATVCEGRAQSLAEIAAYTRMPLGVARVLVADMVAESLLTLHTAAPAEGFEERMELLGRVLSGLRRL